A region of Selenomonadales bacterium 4137-cl DNA encodes the following proteins:
- a CDS encoding threo-3-hydroxy-L-aspartate ammonia-lyase, which translates to MFEKVLAAAGRIDGVAHRTPVMTSRLLNEVAGNAVFLKCENFQRMGAFKFRGAYNAVTALPSDERARGIVTYSSGNHAQAIALTGSLLGIATTVIMPSDAPAVKFAATEGYGAKIVKYDKESTTREKVADELMAQYGYTLIPPFDHEDVVAGQGTSAKELIEDVGGLDYVFSPCGGGGLLSGTAVSAKHLLPGCRVIGVEPELADDAVRSFKTGELHSVKNPPTIADGLRTPSLGKITFPLVRKYVDDMVTVSEEEIISTMYYLWTRLKIVVEPSGAVGLAPLFHRKLPFTGKRVGVILSGGNVDVREAGKLFAAVRD; encoded by the coding sequence ATGTTTGAAAAAGTGCTGGCCGCGGCCGGGCGGATCGATGGAGTGGCCCACCGTACACCGGTTATGACATCGAGGCTTTTGAACGAGGTTGCCGGCAACGCCGTCTTTCTTAAGTGCGAGAACTTTCAGCGGATGGGCGCCTTCAAGTTCAGGGGCGCGTACAACGCGGTGACGGCTTTACCGTCCGACGAACGTGCACGGGGCATCGTAACTTATTCCTCCGGCAACCACGCTCAGGCGATAGCCCTTACCGGCAGCTTGCTGGGGATTGCCACCACCGTCATCATGCCTTCGGACGCGCCGGCGGTCAAGTTCGCCGCCACAGAGGGGTATGGGGCGAAAATCGTTAAGTACGATAAGGAAAGTACGACGCGGGAAAAGGTGGCTGACGAATTGATGGCCCAATACGGGTATACGCTGATCCCGCCTTTCGATCACGAGGATGTCGTGGCCGGACAGGGAACGTCCGCCAAAGAACTTATCGAGGACGTCGGCGGCCTGGATTATGTTTTCTCCCCGTGCGGCGGCGGCGGATTGCTTTCCGGCACTGCCGTCAGCGCCAAGCATCTTCTGCCCGGATGCCGGGTTATCGGTGTCGAGCCGGAGTTGGCCGACGATGCCGTTCGCTCGTTCAAGACAGGCGAACTGCATTCGGTTAAGAACCCGCCCACGATCGCCGACGGGCTGCGCACGCCGTCGCTGGGGAAAATCACTTTCCCGCTCGTGCGCAAGTACGTGGACGATATGGTAACAGTCAGCGAGGAAGAGATAATCAGCACGATGTACTACCTGTGGACCCGCCTTAAGATCGTCGTAGAACCCTCCGGGGCCGTAGGCCTCGCGCCGCTTTTCCACCGTAAACTGCCCTTTACCGGCAAACGGGTCGGCGTTATTCTCAGCGGCGGCAACGTCGATGTGCGGGAGGCCGGCAAGTTGTTTGCCGCGGTGCGCGACTGA